In Methanosarcina barkeri MS, a single window of DNA contains:
- a CDS encoding 2-oxoacid:acceptor oxidoreductase family protein → MAVEIINGEKVIGRPKALYADYPRKGPVASTATHYCPGCGHGVLHKLIAEAIDDLGIQDRTVMISPVGCAVFAYYYFDTGNIQVAHGRAPAVGTGVSRAEENAVVISYQGDGDLASIGLNETLQAANRGEKLAVFFVNNTVYGMTGGQMAPTTLVGEKTTTCPEGRDPRFAGYPLHICELLNNLKAPVFIERVSVSDISHIRKARKAVHKALEIQRDGKGYAFVEVLAACPTNLKMNAEQAINFINEEMEKEFPVQNFRDKSKEVEPLHRGVSDFTTEALERLYGIEAGAEEKPARKDFAPIQTKIAGFGGQGVLSMGLILAQAGVKANLNASWFPSYGPEQRGGTSNCSVVISGQPIGSPTVYTPDILIAMNRPSLEKFEGVVREGGFILYDSSIGEVETPAHVKAVAVPATEKAKEAGSEKAANSFMLGVLMGLNATGLNEDVFKEALVENFAGKTKVIEFNQMVLEAGAQWARENVKF, encoded by the coding sequence ATGGCAGTGGAAATTATAAATGGAGAAAAAGTAATAGGAAGGCCAAAAGCTCTGTATGCGGACTATCCTCGTAAAGGACCAGTAGCCTCGACAGCCACTCACTACTGCCCCGGCTGCGGACATGGGGTTCTGCATAAGCTTATTGCCGAAGCAATTGACGATCTTGGGATTCAGGACAGAACTGTTATGATCAGTCCTGTGGGCTGTGCTGTCTTTGCTTACTATTATTTTGATACAGGTAACATCCAGGTCGCTCACGGTCGTGCGCCTGCTGTTGGGACAGGAGTTTCCAGGGCTGAAGAAAATGCTGTGGTTATTTCCTATCAGGGAGATGGAGACCTTGCATCCATTGGTCTGAACGAGACTCTCCAGGCCGCTAACAGGGGTGAAAAACTTGCAGTCTTTTTCGTAAACAATACAGTTTACGGGATGACAGGTGGACAGATGGCGCCTACAACCCTTGTGGGCGAAAAGACTACAACATGCCCGGAAGGCCGAGACCCTCGTTTTGCAGGTTATCCTCTCCATATCTGCGAATTGCTTAACAACCTTAAAGCTCCAGTTTTTATTGAAAGGGTTTCAGTTTCGGATATCTCCCATATCAGGAAAGCCAGAAAAGCTGTGCATAAGGCGCTTGAAATCCAGCGCGATGGAAAAGGATATGCTTTTGTTGAAGTCCTTGCCGCCTGCCCGACTAACCTCAAGATGAATGCGGAGCAGGCTATCAATTTCATAAATGAGGAGATGGAAAAGGAGTTTCCAGTCCAGAATTTCAGGGATAAATCCAAAGAAGTCGAACCTCTGCACCGTGGAGTCAGTGACTTTACAACCGAAGCTCTTGAGAGGCTTTACGGAATTGAAGCGGGTGCCGAAGAAAAACCTGCCAGAAAGGATTTTGCTCCGATCCAGACCAAGATTGCTGGTTTTGGAGGGCAGGGTGTCCTCAGCATGGGACTAATCCTTGCGCAGGCCGGAGTTAAGGCAAACCTCAATGCTTCTTGGTTCCCGTCTTATGGCCCTGAACAGAGGGGTGGGACCTCTAATTGCTCGGTCGTGATTTCAGGCCAGCCTATAGGCTCTCCTACTGTCTACACTCCTGACATCCTGATAGCTATGAATCGTCCTTCCCTTGAAAAGTTTGAAGGGGTAGTACGGGAAGGAGGCTTTATTCTCTACGATTCGTCCATTGGCGAAGTTGAAACACCTGCACATGTAAAGGCTGTTGCAGTTCCTGCAACCGAAAAAGCCAAGGAGGCGGGTTCTGAGAAAGCTGCCAATTCCTTCATGCTTGGAGTCCTTATGGGTCTTAATGCAACTGGTCTGAATGAAGACGTCTTCAAGGAAGCTCTTGTCGAAAACTTCGCAGGGAAAACCAAGGTTATTGAGTTTAATCAGATGGTTCTTGAAGCTGGGGCACAATGGGCAAGAGAGAATGTTAAGTTCTAA
- a CDS encoding 3-methyl-2-oxobutanoate dehydrogenase subunit VorB — MATQLVKGNSAVIVGALYAGCDCFFGYPITPASEILHDASKYLPKIGRKFVQAESEEAAINMVYGGASAGHRVMTSSSGPGISLMQEGISYLAGSELPCVIVDIMRAGPGLGNIGPEQGDYNQVVKGGGHGNYKNIVLAPNSVQEMCDFTMKAFELAFKYRNPVVVLADGVLGQMIESLEFPKQAIVPEIDTTWAVNGTVETRPNLITSIFLDFNELGKFNEKLQVKYELIRQNEIDYEEYLTDDASIVLVSYGISSRICRSAVDLARQEGIKVGLFRPKTLFPFPEAQLKALADKGCSFISVEMSNGQMIYDVRLAINCSQPVELVNRMGGNLMTLDQIMDKIRKMAREA; from the coding sequence ATGGCAACACAACTAGTAAAAGGCAACTCTGCAGTAATTGTAGGTGCACTATATGCCGGATGTGACTGTTTCTTTGGGTATCCGATAACTCCGGCAAGTGAGATCCTGCATGACGCGTCCAAATATTTGCCAAAAATAGGCAGGAAATTCGTCCAGGCCGAATCCGAAGAGGCTGCGATCAATATGGTCTATGGAGGAGCATCGGCAGGCCACAGGGTCATGACATCATCTTCAGGCCCTGGAATTAGCTTGATGCAGGAAGGAATTTCCTACCTTGCTGGCTCTGAACTTCCCTGTGTGATTGTAGACATTATGCGGGCAGGGCCAGGCCTTGGAAATATAGGGCCGGAGCAGGGGGATTATAACCAGGTAGTAAAAGGTGGAGGTCACGGAAACTACAAAAATATCGTGCTTGCCCCGAACTCAGTGCAGGAAATGTGCGACTTTACCATGAAAGCTTTTGAGCTTGCCTTTAAGTACAGAAACCCAGTTGTGGTGCTTGCAGACGGGGTGCTCGGGCAGATGATTGAGTCACTTGAATTCCCGAAGCAAGCTATTGTTCCTGAGATTGATACAACCTGGGCGGTCAACGGTACAGTTGAAACCAGACCTAACCTGATAACCTCTATCTTTCTGGACTTCAATGAGCTTGGAAAGTTCAATGAAAAACTGCAGGTAAAGTATGAGCTCATAAGGCAGAATGAAATCGATTACGAAGAGTACCTTACCGATGATGCTTCAATTGTCCTTGTTTCTTATGGAATTAGCAGTCGGATTTGCAGGTCAGCTGTGGATCTTGCAAGGCAGGAAGGCATTAAGGTCGGGCTTTTCAGGCCTAAGACTCTTTTCCCGTTCCCTGAGGCGCAGTTGAAAGCTCTGGCAGATAAGGGCTGTTCCTTTATTTCTGTGGAAATGAGCAATGGGCAGATGATATATGATGTCAGGCTTGCAATTAACTGTTCACAGCCTGTAGAGCTTGTAAATCGTATGGGAGGAAACTTGATGACCCTTGACCAGATTATGGATAAAATCAGGAAAATGGCAAGGGAGGCATGA
- a CDS encoding 4Fe-4S dicluster domain-containing protein: MSKDDKKEPYPVINTLECKACGRCLLACPKGVLSMSENLNARGYHYVEYKGEGCSGCASCYYTCPEPLAIEIHIPLKEEEDR, from the coding sequence ATGTCAAAGGATGATAAAAAAGAACCATACCCTGTAATTAATACTCTGGAGTGTAAGGCCTGCGGACGCTGCCTTCTAGCCTGCCCCAAAGGCGTACTTTCCATGAGTGAAAACCTGAATGCCCGGGGATATCATTATGTGGAATACAAAGGGGAGGGCTGCTCAGGCTGTGCAAGCTGCTATTATACCTGCCCTGAACCGCTTGCAATCGAGATTCATATACCCCTTAAAGAAGAGGAAGACAGGTAA
- a CDS encoding AMP-binding protein: MTSLLNQFVSKTDFESYEDFEKNFKILVPENFNFAYDVVDVYARDFPEKIAMIWCDDHGEERIFTFKDLKYYTDKTANFFAKHGIGKGDYVMLTLKSRYEFWYCIIALHKLGAIAVPATHMLKTRDIVYRIKKAGLKMIVCISENGVPEQIDEAHSECGNIPLKKVVVGDNVREGWIDFRKELKEASPDFERPSGEDATKNSDISLAYFSSGTASFPKMVEHDFTYPLGHILTAKYWQNVEDDGLHYTVADSGWGKCVWGKLYGQWIAGCAVFVYDYDRFEAKNMLEKATKYGVTTFCAPPTIYRFLIKEDLSKYNFSTVKYAVVAGEPLNPEVYNRFLEFTGIKLMEGFGQTETVVTIATYPWMEPKPGSIGKPSPGFKIELMDKDGRLCEVGEEGEIVINTKEGKPVGLFVHYGKDPEKTKKAWHDGYYHTGDMAWKDEDGYLWFVGRADDIIKTSGYKVGPFEVESALIQHPAVLECAITGAPDPIRGQVIKATIVLTKGYTPGEELKKDLQNHVKSVTAPYKYPRIIEFVDELPKTISGKIRRVEIRDKDQNELK; encoded by the coding sequence ATGACTTCTTTGCTCAACCAGTTTGTTTCTAAAACCGACTTTGAATCTTATGAGGACTTTGAAAAAAATTTCAAAATCCTTGTTCCTGAAAACTTCAACTTTGCCTATGATGTAGTCGATGTCTATGCAAGAGATTTCCCTGAGAAGATCGCAATGATCTGGTGTGACGATCATGGGGAAGAGAGAATCTTTACTTTCAAAGACCTGAAGTACTACACTGACAAAACTGCAAATTTCTTTGCAAAGCATGGGATAGGTAAAGGCGACTATGTAATGCTCACCTTAAAGAGCCGGTACGAGTTCTGGTACTGTATCATTGCACTGCATAAATTGGGAGCCATTGCTGTACCCGCAACCCATATGCTCAAGACACGAGATATTGTATACCGGATTAAAAAAGCAGGACTGAAGATGATTGTCTGCATCTCGGAAAACGGAGTTCCAGAACAGATAGACGAAGCACACTCCGAATGCGGAAATATCCCACTCAAGAAAGTAGTAGTTGGAGATAATGTCCGGGAAGGTTGGATTGATTTCAGGAAAGAACTCAAAGAAGCCTCCCCCGATTTTGAACGGCCTTCTGGCGAGGATGCTACAAAAAATAGCGATATTTCTCTTGCTTATTTCTCTTCAGGAACAGCGAGCTTCCCAAAAATGGTGGAACATGACTTTACTTATCCTCTTGGGCATATCCTCACTGCAAAGTACTGGCAGAACGTGGAAGATGACGGGCTGCATTATACGGTAGCAGACAGCGGCTGGGGAAAATGTGTATGGGGGAAACTCTATGGGCAGTGGATAGCCGGTTGTGCGGTCTTTGTCTACGATTATGATCGGTTTGAAGCCAAAAATATGCTTGAAAAAGCCACGAAATACGGGGTTACAACCTTCTGCGCCCCGCCAACCATCTACCGATTCCTGATCAAGGAAGATCTCTCAAAGTACAATTTCAGTACCGTGAAATATGCAGTCGTTGCAGGCGAACCTCTTAATCCTGAAGTATACAACAGGTTCCTCGAATTTACAGGAATAAAGCTTATGGAAGGTTTCGGACAGACTGAAACCGTTGTAACTATCGCAACGTATCCCTGGATGGAACCGAAACCCGGATCTATCGGGAAGCCGTCTCCGGGCTTTAAGATTGAATTGATGGACAAAGACGGCAGACTTTGTGAGGTAGGGGAAGAAGGAGAAATCGTAATCAACACAAAGGAAGGCAAGCCTGTTGGACTCTTTGTCCACTATGGAAAAGATCCTGAAAAAACTAAGAAAGCATGGCACGATGGCTATTATCATACAGGAGATATGGCCTGGAAAGACGAAGACGGCTACCTGTGGTTTGTTGGAAGAGCTGACGATATTATAAAAACATCGGGATATAAAGTCGGGCCTTTTGAAGTGGAAAGCGCTCTTATCCAGCACCCTGCAGTACTCGAATGCGCAATTACAGGTGCTCCTGACCCTATAAGAGGCCAGGTTATCAAGGCAACTATTGTGCTCACAAAAGGATACACGCCTGGAGAAGAGCTTAAAAAAGATCTTCAGAATCACGTAAAAAGTGTCACTGCTCCTTACAAGTATCCACGCATAATAGAATTTGTGGATGAGCTTCCAAAGACCATTAGCGGAAAAATTCGCAGGGTCGAGATCCGGGATAAAGATCAAAATGAACTAAAATAA
- a CDS encoding helix-turn-helix domain-containing protein, protein MQEKIKEIADRVRELRELSDFTVKDMAEYLQISNETYEKYEDGTEDIPASMLFEIAHKLRVDMATLLTGEEPRMNIFTVTRDGKGVNVERRKQYKYQNLAEKFIHKKAEFFIVTVEHKPHGEKPETNSHPGQEFNYVLEGSLKVYIHNNEILLNEGDSIYFDSTYEHAMEALEGKPARFLAVIL, encoded by the coding sequence ATGCAGGAAAAAATAAAAGAAATTGCAGATCGAGTACGTGAACTGCGTGAACTCTCGGATTTCACGGTCAAAGACATGGCAGAATATTTGCAAATATCCAATGAAACTTATGAAAAATATGAAGATGGAACTGAGGATATTCCGGCAAGTATGCTTTTTGAAATTGCGCACAAACTGCGTGTAGACATGGCTACTCTTCTTACAGGGGAAGAGCCGCGCATGAATATATTTACAGTTACACGGGATGGAAAAGGAGTCAACGTTGAGAGGAGGAAGCAGTATAAGTACCAGAACCTGGCTGAAAAATTCATTCATAAAAAGGCTGAATTTTTTATAGTTACAGTTGAACACAAACCACATGGGGAAAAACCTGAGACAAATTCTCACCCAGGTCAGGAATTTAACTATGTGCTGGAAGGAAGCCTGAAGGTCTATATTCACAATAATGAAATTCTTCTGAATGAAGGAGACTCAATTTATTTTGACTCCACTTACGAACACGCTATGGAAGCCCTGGAAGGAAAGCCGGCCAGGTTCCTGGCAGTTATACTGTGA
- a CDS encoding NosD domain-containing protein — MIKIRTFRQACLFAIFLVLVPISETGAAENIYVSPRESIQEAVDNALPGDTIFVMPGEYNESIQINQDNLTIISDSKNPYNTVITGADKESDVFKVVASNVTISGFSITDSKCGIYLNGAQNCIINNNIISENKIGICLSKSKDNTLSNNIVTSNADCGIKLFTSSGNTIYNNFFNNTNNARDDKLNTWNRTSGNCWSDYTGQDVDTDGIGDTTYAVNRLTKSRDYRPLMNFIPELPVMPEAIFTSNVTVGYAPLTVEFTDVSENASSLLWSLGNQDISNSSNFLRTFVNEGNYTVTLNATNENGSDSTNVTINVLKAPDPSVPILPDAKFGANMTIGYVPLTIQFFDFSENADSLSWSFGDGKRSCCPEPKHTFCCPGNYTISLTAKNDNGSSSTCVVIHVLNSTSQPSAENTISPEDTTYIVNPKNTEDSGSSLRNKNNDTSGILNWKSLESIENFALSFTRTRRLAEVEPSIEHEILRFADTIKNLTENSVSRSEVINISTRAMFFGFLGIALGLSAFRRGRK, encoded by the coding sequence ATGATAAAAATTCGAACATTCAGACAGGCCTGCTTATTTGCAATTTTTCTGGTTCTGGTTCCTATTTCAGAAACCGGTGCAGCAGAAAATATTTATGTTTCCCCAAGAGAATCGATTCAGGAAGCAGTAGATAATGCCTTGCCGGGCGATACTATCTTTGTGATGCCCGGAGAATATAATGAAAGCATTCAAATCAATCAGGATAACCTGACAATAATCTCGGACTCAAAAAATCCTTACAATACAGTTATTACCGGAGCGGATAAAGAGAGCGATGTATTCAAGGTAGTTGCCAGCAATGTGACAATCAGCGGTTTCTCAATAACCGACAGTAAATGTGGAATTTACCTGAATGGTGCTCAAAACTGTATCATAAATAACAATATTATATCGGAGAACAAAATTGGGATCTGCCTATCTAAGTCCAAAGATAACACCCTGAGTAATAATATAGTAACTTCAAACGCCGATTGTGGTATCAAGTTGTTTACCTCCTCAGGAAACACGATATATAATAACTTTTTTAATAATACGAATAATGCCAGGGATGATAAACTCAATACCTGGAACCGGACCTCAGGCAACTGCTGGAGTGATTATACAGGTCAGGATGTGGATACAGACGGTATCGGCGACACTACATATGCCGTAAATCGCCTCACAAAGAGTAGGGACTACAGACCGTTAATGAATTTCATTCCGGAACTTCCCGTGATGCCAGAAGCAATTTTTACTTCCAACGTGACAGTAGGATACGCGCCTCTTACGGTTGAGTTTACAGATGTCTCAGAAAACGCCAGCTCACTGTTGTGGAGCCTTGGAAATCAAGACATCTCGAATTCTTCGAACTTTTTACGTACTTTTGTCAATGAGGGTAATTATACGGTTACCCTGAATGCCACGAACGAGAATGGCAGCGACTCTACCAATGTGACTATAAATGTTTTGAAAGCTCCGGACCCCTCAGTTCCCATACTTCCCGATGCTAAGTTCGGTGCCAATATGACAATTGGGTATGTTCCACTTACTATCCAGTTTTTTGATTTTTCTGAAAATGCAGACTCGCTGTCCTGGAGCTTTGGGGATGGTAAGAGGTCTTGTTGCCCGGAACCAAAACATACCTTCTGCTGCCCAGGAAACTATACAATTTCCCTTACGGCAAAGAATGACAATGGCAGTTCTTCAACCTGCGTTGTTATTCATGTCCTTAACTCGACAAGCCAGCCCTCTGCCGAAAATACCATTAGCCCGGAAGATACCACATACATTGTTAATCCGAAAAATACCGAAGATTCAGGCTCAAGCCTCAGAAACAAGAATAACGACACCAGTGGAATTCTGAACTGGAAAAGCCTTGAGTCTATTGAGAACTTCGCCCTATCTTTTACTAGAACCCGGCGGCTTGCAGAAGTAGAACCATCAATAGAGCACGAAATCCTCAGATTTGCTGATACTATTAAAAATCTTACAGAAAACTCAGTGTCCAGAAGTGAAGTAATAAATATTTCTACGCGTGCTATGTTTTTCGGATTCCTTGGAATAGCTCTGGGACTTTCCGCATTTAGAAGAGGAAGAAAATAA
- a CDS encoding amino acid-binding protein has protein sequence MWQTLLKKFEKYPAQAKVLKLLFERGFQVNKEGKVTSGSIEIAHTQLAKEAGVDRRVVDATTKTIISDELLSRIFRNVHSIPFLRDVAPSLGLGVIIIIPEDAADVGILAEVAGLISGSKVSIRQAVSDDPYLTDNPRLTIITDKKVPGELVDKILELPSVKGVSIY, from the coding sequence ATGTGGCAGACATTACTCAAAAAGTTTGAAAAATATCCTGCACAGGCAAAAGTGCTTAAGTTGCTCTTTGAACGCGGGTTTCAGGTAAATAAAGAAGGAAAGGTCACCTCTGGAAGTATTGAGATCGCACATACCCAGCTTGCAAAAGAAGCAGGTGTTGACCGGCGAGTAGTCGACGCAACTACAAAGACCATTATTTCAGATGAGCTTCTGAGCAGAATCTTCAGAAATGTTCATTCCATCCCCTTCCTCAGAGACGTAGCTCCTTCTCTTGGCCTTGGAGTAATCATTATTATCCCGGAAGATGCCGCTGACGTGGGCATCCTTGCGGAGGTTGCAGGCCTGATATCAGGAAGCAAAGTAAGCATCCGTCAGGCTGTTTCGGATGATCCATATTTAACTGATAATCCCAGACTTACAATCATTACCGATAAGAAAGTGCCTGGAGAACTTGTGGACAAAATCCTTGAACTGCCCTCAGTCAAAGGAGTAAGCATTTACTGA
- a CDS encoding YkgJ family cysteine cluster protein: METSSTDNKPESEKTSYQRLLIAGLKKEIEMARRLDTENLASEIRKIGFSCQNCGKCCRRAFGDNRVAVIPSEIERIREYTDLSKLEVAGPFVTEGPIQDGAEESGEESPETSFRASEENEESFSPELLESLKDCIDFEGKIHAFGWILRRKRNGDCIFLEKDTYKCRIYPVRPMLCSTYPFYIEGLRLQTCECEGVGFPISIEDSRKMAENLLFRYISELEDTLNLYENFVDFRRGEKGLELAKKSQENGTFTCIVHDSRGSTEISV, encoded by the coding sequence ATGGAAACTTCCAGCACAGACAATAAGCCGGAGTCCGAAAAAACAAGTTACCAGCGACTTCTTATTGCCGGTCTCAAGAAAGAAATAGAAATGGCTCGCAGACTTGACACGGAAAACCTTGCATCTGAAATCCGGAAAATCGGTTTCTCCTGCCAGAACTGTGGAAAATGCTGCAGGCGGGCTTTCGGGGACAACAGGGTAGCGGTAATTCCTTCCGAAATTGAAAGAATCCGGGAATATACAGACCTCTCAAAACTGGAGGTTGCAGGACCGTTTGTGACTGAGGGCCCTATCCAGGATGGGGCAGAGGAATCGGGAGAAGAATCTCCAGAAACTTCATTCAGAGCATCGGAGGAAAATGAAGAGTCTTTTTCTCCGGAACTTCTTGAATCTCTTAAGGATTGTATCGATTTTGAGGGAAAGATTCATGCCTTTGGATGGATCCTCAGACGGAAGAGAAATGGAGACTGTATTTTTCTTGAAAAAGATACGTACAAATGCCGGATCTATCCAGTGCGCCCTATGCTCTGTAGCACTTATCCTTTTTATATCGAAGGGCTGAGATTACAGACCTGTGAATGTGAAGGTGTCGGATTCCCGATCTCTATAGAAGACAGCCGAAAAATGGCAGAAAATCTTCTCTTCAGATATATTTCGGAACTTGAGGACACACTTAACCTGTATGAGAATTTCGTGGACTTCAGGAGAGGGGAAAAAGGCCTCGAGCTTGCAAAAAAGAGCCAGGAAAATGGTACATTTACCTGTATAGTTCACGACAGCAGAGGAAGCACCGAAATTAGTGTTTAA
- a CDS encoding 3-isopropylmalate dehydratase large subunit, which translates to MSGNENRPMTVSEKIFSKASGSPVKAGDFVLANIDLAMTHDITGPLAIKGFYEIMKDREEKKVWDPTKIVIVFDHQVPADSINATANHIMLREFAEEQSILNYDVYEGVCHQVLPEKGHVLPGNLIVGSDSHTCAYGALGAFSTGIGSTDMAAVFATGKLWFKVPETFRFEVEGKLPKHVYSKDLILHLIGDVGVEGARYMAAEFGGSTIHSLSIPERMTMSNMAIEMGGKTGIIEADEITANYLKERIMYYEFDPYWKSDEDATYVGIKHYDVSDLEPQVACPHHVDNVKPVTEVEGTKLDQIFMGSCTNGRFEDIKIMADIMGDEPVAKGVRLLVVPASRTEYLKLLKAGYIEKLMNAGAIVESPCCGPCMGGSFGLLGAGEVGLATSNRNFKGREGSPESFVYLSSPATAGASALTGEITDPRKV; encoded by the coding sequence ATGTCTGGTAATGAAAATCGTCCGATGACCGTTTCGGAAAAGATATTTTCGAAGGCCTCCGGAAGTCCCGTAAAAGCCGGTGATTTCGTGCTGGCAAATATAGACCTGGCAATGACTCACGATATTACAGGTCCTCTAGCAATTAAAGGCTTTTACGAGATAATGAAGGACAGAGAAGAGAAAAAAGTATGGGATCCTACGAAAATAGTGATCGTATTCGACCACCAGGTTCCTGCAGATTCTATTAACGCCACAGCAAATCATATTATGCTTCGAGAGTTTGCTGAAGAACAGAGCATTTTAAATTATGATGTATATGAAGGAGTTTGCCATCAGGTTCTTCCCGAAAAAGGGCACGTGCTGCCAGGAAACCTTATCGTTGGCTCTGATTCGCATACGTGTGCTTATGGTGCTCTGGGAGCGTTTTCTACAGGTATAGGGTCTACTGATATGGCTGCCGTTTTTGCCACTGGCAAACTCTGGTTCAAAGTACCCGAAACTTTCCGTTTTGAAGTAGAAGGAAAACTTCCAAAACATGTTTACTCAAAAGACCTTATTCTCCACCTGATAGGCGATGTTGGGGTCGAAGGTGCCAGGTATATGGCAGCCGAGTTTGGAGGCTCAACAATTCACTCTCTCTCGATCCCCGAACGTATGACTATGTCCAATATGGCAATCGAGATGGGGGGAAAGACAGGAATCATCGAAGCCGATGAAATAACTGCAAACTACCTCAAAGAGAGGATTATGTATTATGAGTTTGACCCATATTGGAAATCCGATGAAGATGCAACATATGTGGGAATCAAGCACTACGACGTATCTGACCTGGAGCCTCAGGTAGCCTGCCCTCACCATGTGGATAACGTAAAACCCGTAACCGAGGTAGAGGGTACGAAACTTGACCAGATCTTTATGGGTTCCTGCACAAACGGCAGATTCGAAGATATTAAAATCATGGCTGATATTATGGGCGATGAGCCAGTAGCCAAGGGTGTTCGCCTGCTTGTAGTTCCTGCTTCAAGGACAGAGTACCTAAAACTCTTGAAAGCCGGGTATATAGAAAAGCTCATGAATGCAGGTGCAATCGTAGAATCACCGTGCTGCGGACCATGTATGGGTGGCTCTTTCGGCTTGCTTGGTGCAGGTGAAGTGGGCCTTGCAACCTCGAATCGTAACTTCAAGGGCAGAGAAGGTAGTCCCGAATCTTTTGTGTATCTGTCTTCCCCTGCAACTGCAGGAGCATCAGCCCTTACAGGAGAAATCACTGATCCAAGGAAAGTTTGA
- the hisE gene encoding phosphoribosyl-ATP diphosphatase — protein sequence MPDTDLSILNRVYEIILDRKQNYDERSYVCKLLNHRKGMNKILEKVGEESVETILAVRNENHEEIVSESSDLIFHLLVMLAANNVTLDEIAAELSARHESMKRD from the coding sequence ATGCCGGATACTGACCTATCAATCTTAAACAGGGTATATGAAATCATACTGGACCGAAAACAGAACTATGACGAGCGCTCATACGTCTGCAAGCTTTTGAACCATCGTAAAGGTATGAACAAGATTCTTGAAAAAGTAGGCGAGGAGTCAGTTGAAACAATCCTTGCAGTCAGAAACGAGAACCATGAAGAAATCGTTTCTGAAAGTTCAGACCTTATTTTCCATCTTCTGGTAATGCTTGCGGCAAATAACGTTACCCTTGATGAAATCGCAGCCGAGCTCAGTGCCCGACATGAAAGCATGAAAAGGGATTGA
- a CDS encoding CBS domain-containing protein, which yields MELTPIQKDIIIALINLQRQKDRAIKGEEIAEVIKRNPGTIRNQMQLLKALGLVEGVPGPKGGYKPTGAAYDALRIQQLKNESVVPLYRNNALVSGATAADISFTTVRSPDACSGVVRVIGNTKEFIMDDKLQVGPTPVNRLIIRGEVTGRDDTNNSILFNITEMISLPKKHVKHYMKYPPLLVNLNASIQEATRLFIRNNVHGAPVEDKGKIVGIVTYTDIAHAIAQGKPNVKVKDIMTKELITVDGDMQLYDVVKLFHKYNVGRLVVTINGVPKGTLSKTDVLNELAVY from the coding sequence ATGGAACTTACTCCAATTCAAAAAGACATTATTATTGCATTAATCAACCTTCAGCGGCAAAAGGACCGGGCAATCAAGGGAGAAGAAATAGCCGAGGTAATCAAGCGTAATCCTGGGACTATCCGCAATCAGATGCAGTTATTAAAAGCCCTTGGGCTTGTAGAGGGAGTGCCCGGGCCAAAAGGAGGTTATAAACCCACAGGAGCAGCATATGACGCATTAAGAATCCAACAACTGAAAAATGAGTCCGTGGTCCCTCTTTATAGAAATAATGCGTTAGTTAGTGGAGCTACAGCTGCCGATATTAGTTTTACTACGGTCAGGAGTCCTGATGCCTGTAGCGGAGTCGTACGAGTAATCGGAAATACAAAAGAGTTTATAATGGACGATAAGCTTCAGGTAGGCCCCACGCCTGTAAACCGCTTGATAATCCGTGGAGAAGTCACAGGAAGGGATGATACCAATAATTCGATTTTGTTCAATATTACGGAAATGATTTCACTCCCTAAAAAGCATGTCAAACATTATATGAAGTATCCTCCTTTGCTTGTAAATCTCAATGCAAGTATTCAGGAAGCAACGAGGCTTTTTATCCGGAATAACGTTCATGGAGCTCCTGTGGAAGATAAAGGAAAAATCGTAGGAATAGTTACCTACACCGATATTGCCCATGCTATTGCTCAGGGAAAACCCAACGTAAAAGTTAAGGATATCATGACAAAAGAACTTATCACGGTCGATGGGGATATGCAGCTATATGACGTTGTAAAACTATTCCATAAGTATAACGTAGGCCGGCTCGTCGTAACCATTAATGGCGTGCCCAAAGGAACACTGTCAAAAACCGATGTCTTGAATGAACTGGCAGTGTATTAA